From the genome of Phyllostomus discolor isolate MPI-MPIP mPhyDis1 chromosome 12, mPhyDis1.pri.v3, whole genome shotgun sequence, one region includes:
- the ADGRG3 gene encoding LOW QUALITY PROTEIN: adhesion G protein-coupled receptor G3 (The sequence of the model RefSeq protein was modified relative to this genomic sequence to represent the inferred CDS: deleted 2 bases in 1 codon), producing the protein MAPWSRKGYKEATGSSDVAAEGGYRRALQILGPEDLWSPGSRQCGQGWARMGTPRAPGVRLLLLLLLLLLLLLLASGEENSTGAPASSPRREDSRNTCLGLINRGRYRSFYLQDTAKCFTKCEPSSNESCDLGNLQRYWLDYENYLVEGSLEKTTNLSLPFLKAVVKNVSTNISGDLYFSLTPSQITGQVPEDKRMFPDRVRLPRSLFASLQGSRSQVRLAVSVLDIGSGNLFKGPRLSLEDAGSVLNNRLVGLSLGRTRVTGLTEPLEITFSHQPQPPNMTLTCVFWDVTKGSTGDWSSEGCSTDVRAEGTVCRCDHLTFFALLLRPVLDKVTVQALTKISQVGCGASMVFLAFTIIFAALRFCRKRFESEDALKIHAALSVSLFLLNLTFFINLDHGPKLSLAPCGALGAISHFFLLCVFTWMGLEAFHLYLLIIRVFNTYFGHYFLKLSLAGWGLPALMVIGTGSASSYGRYTIRDQENRSTLELCWFSNETALYITVHGYFLVTYLFNAVVLSLVAWKIFTLPGTTAGKEKRQKCKGVLTLLGLSSLVGMTWGLAILTPLGLSTVYVFALFNSFQGVFIFCWIIVLYLPRQSAGTSSGTAQAEQTHTVSHE; encoded by the exons ATGGCGCCATGGAGCAGGAAGGGTTACAAAGAGGCCACAGGAAGCTCTGACGTGGCAGCAGAGGGTGGGTACAGGAGGGCCCTGCAGATCCTGGGACCAGAGGAC CTGTGGTCCCCGGGCTCCCGCCAGTGTGGGCAAGGCTGGGCCAGGATGGGgacccccagggccccgggggtccggctcctcctgctcctcctgctcctcctgctcctcctgctcctggccTCAG gtGAGGAGAATTCCACGGGCGCGCCTGCATCCAGCCCCCGCCGCGAGGACTCAAGGAACACCTGCCTGGGGCTCATCAATAGGGGCCGTTACAGAAGCTTCTATCTTCAGGACACCGCCAAGTGCTTCACCAAGTGCGAGCCGTCGAGCAACGAATCCTGTGATCTGGGAAATCTGCAGAG ATACTGGCTGGACTACGAGAACTACCTGGTGGAGGGGAGCCTGGAGAAGACAACGAACTTGTCTTTGCCTTTTCTGAAGGCTGTGGTCAAGAACGTCAGCACCAACATCTCAGGCGACCTGTACTTCTCTCTGACCCCCTCTCAG ATCACGGGGCAGGTCCCGGAGGACAAGCGCATGTTCCCTGACAGAGTCCGGCTGCCCAGGAGCCTGTTTGCGTCCCTGCAGGGCAGCAGGTCGCAGGTCCGCTTGGCTGTCTCTGTCCTGGACATCGGGTCGGGGAACCTCTTCAAG GGCCCCAGGCTCAGCCTGGAGGACGCTGGCAGCGTGCTGAACAACCGCCTGGTGGGCCTGAGCCTGGGCCGCACGCGTGTCACCGGGCTGACGGAGCCTCTGGAGATCACCTTCTCCCACCAGCCGCAGCCTCCC AACATGACCCTCACCTGCGTATTCTGGGATGTGACTAAAG ggtcaACGGGAGACTGGTCTTCCGAGGGCTGCTCCACAGATGTCAGAGCCGAGGGGACTGTCTGCCGCTGTGACCACCTGACCTTCTTTGCCCTGCTGCTG AGGCCAGTCTTGGACAAGGTCACCGTGCAGGCCCTCACAAAAATTTCCCAGGTTGGCTGCGGAGCCTCCATGGTCTTCCTGGCCTTCACCATCATCTTCGCTGCCCTGAG ATTCTGTCGCAAGAGGTTCGAGTCAGAAGATGCTCTCAAGATCCACGCGGCCCTGAGCGTTAGCCTGTTCCTCCTGAACCTCACCTTCTTCATCAATCTGGATCATGGCCCGAAGTTGTCCCTTGCCCCCtgcggggccctgggggccatCTCCCACTTCTTCCTGCTCTGCGTCTTCACCTGGATGGGCCTGGAAGCCTTCCACCTCTACCTGCTCATCATCAGAGTCTTTAACACCTATTTCGGGCACTACTTCCTAAAGCTGAGCCTAGCGGGCTGGG gcctGCCAGCCCTGATGGTCATCGGCACCGGGAGTGCCAGCAGCTACGGCCGCTACACCATCCGAGACCAGGAGAACAGGTCCACGCTGGAGCT GTGCTGGTTCAGCAACGAAACTGCTCTCTACATCACCGTCCACGGCTACTTCCTTGTCACCTACCTCTTCAACGCCGTGGTCCTGAGCCTGGTGGCCTGGAAGATCTTCACTCTGCCTGGCACCACGGCGGGCAAGGAGAAGCGGCAGAAGTGCAAGGGAGTCCTCACCTTGCTGGGCCTCTCCAGCCTGGTGGGCATGACGTGGGGGCTGGCCATCCTCACACCCCTGGGCCTGTCCACCGTCTACGTCTTTGCACTGTTCAACTCCTTCCAAG gtGTCTTCATCTTCTGCTGGATCATCGTGCTGTACCTGCCGCGGCAGAGCGCCGGGACCTCTTCTGGCACTGCCCAAGCCGAGCAGACCCACACCGTGTCCCACGAGTAG
- the ADGRG1 gene encoding adhesion G-protein coupled receptor G1, with the protein MAAPELVQMALLLLAMLLRLQGVLGAGFREDFRFCGQRNQTHRSSLHYYRSTELRISIENSEAALTVHAPFPAASPASRAFPGPRGLYHFCLYWNRHAGKLHLRYGKNDFLLSDRASDLLCFGNQQESLAPGPPMLATSVRSWWSPQNTSLPSAAGFTFSFHSPPQTASHNASSVDMCELKQDLQQLSQLLKSPRKGSRMPSATQAGQRLQSLESKLTSLRFTGDAMSFKEDRVNATVWKLEPTAGLQDLRIHSGQEEEQSEVLEYSVLLPRELFQKTKGRREEAAKRLLLVDFSSQALFQDKNSSQVLGEKVLGIVVPKTKVANLSEPVVLTFQHQPQPKNMTLQCVFWVEDPALSSPGSWSSAGCETVRRETQTSCLCNHLTYFAVLMVASVEVDAVHKHYLTLLSYVGCVISALACVFAIATYLCSRRKTRDYTIKVHMNLLLAVFLLDVSFLLSEPVALTGSEAGCRASAIFLHFSLLACLSWMGLEGYNLYRLVVEVFGTYVPGYLLKLSIVGWGFPLFLVTLVALVDINNYGSIILSVHKTPESVIYPSMCWIRDSLVSHITNLGLFSLVFLFNTAMLATMVVQILRLRPHTQKWPHVLTLLGLSLVLGLPWALIFFSFASGTFQLVVLYFFSIVTSFQGLLIFLWYWSMRLQAQGGPSPLRSSSDGTKLPITSGSTSSSCI; encoded by the exons ATGGCTGCCCCGGAGCTGGTGCAGATGGCACTGCTCCTGCTGGCTATGCTCCTCAGGCTTCAAG GTGTCCTTGGTGCAGGCTTCCGGGAAGACTTCCGTTTCTGCGGCCAGCGGAACCAGACGCATCGGAGCAGCCTCCACTATTATCGGTCGACAGAGCTGCGCATCTCCATCGAGAACTCCGAGGCGGCCCTCACAGTCCACGCCCCCTTCCCTGCAGCCTCCCCGGCTTCCAGAGCCTTCCCGGGCCCCAGGGGCCTCTACCATTTCTGCCTCTACTGGAACCGCCACGCTGGGAAATTGCACCTTCGCTACGGCAAGAATGACTTCTTGCTGAGTGACCGAGCCTCTGACCTCCTGTGCTTCGGGAACCAGCAAGAGAGCCTGGCCCCGGGCCCCCCGATGCTTGCCACCTCGGTCAGGTCCTGGTGGAGCCCCCAGAACACCAGCCTGCCCAGCGCTGCCGGCTTCACCTTCTCCTTCCACA GTCCTCCCCAGACGGCCTCCCACAACGCCTCTTCAGTGGACATGTGCGAGCTGAAACAGGACCTCCAGCAGCTCAGCCAGCTTCTGAAGTCTCCCCGGAAGGGTTCCAGGATGCCCTCGGCCACCCAGGCTGGCCA GCGGCTGCAGAGCCTAGAGTCGAAGCTGACCTCCCTGAGGTTCACGGGGGACGCCATGTCCTTCAAGGAAGACCGGGTCAACGCCACCGTGTGGAAGCTCGAGCCCACAGCTGGCCTCCAGGACCTGCGCATCCACTCCGGGCAGGAG GAGGAACAGAGTGAGGTTCTGGAGTACTCGGTGCTGCTGCCCCGAGAGCTCTTCCAGAAGACCAAAGGCCGGAGGGAAGAGGCTGCAAAGAGACTCCTCCTGGTGGACTTCAGCAGTCAGGCCCTGTTCCAG GACAAGAATTCTAGCCAAGTCTTGGGCGAGAAGGTCTTGGGTATTGTTGTGCCGAAGACCAAAGTAGCCAATCTCTCAGAGCCCGTGGTGCTCACCTTCCAGCACCAGCCACAGCCG AAGAACATGACTCTGCAATGTGTATTCTGGGTTGAAGATCCGGCAT TGAGTAGCCCAGGAAGCTGGAGCAGTGCCGGGTGTGAGACTGTCAGGAGAGAGACGCAGACGTCCTGCCTCTGCAACCACCTGACCTACTTCGCAGTTCTGATG GTGGCCTCCGTGGAGGTGGACGCCGTGCACAAGCACTACCTGACCCTCCTCTCTTACGTGGGCTGCGTCATCTCCGCCCTGGCCTGCGTCTTCGCCATCGCCACCTACCTCTGCTCCAG GAGGAAGACTCGGGATTACACCATCAAGGTGCACATGAACCTGCTGCTGGCCGTCTTCCTGCTGGACGTGAGCTTCCTGCTCAGCGAGCCGGTGGCGCTGACGGGCTCCGAGGCTGGCTGCCGGGCCAGCGCCATCTTCCTGCACTTCTCCCTGCTCGCCTGCCTCTCCTGGATGGGCCTGGAGGGCTACAACCTGTACCGCCTGGTGGTTGAGGTCTTCGGCACCTATGTCCCCGGCTACCTGCTCAAGCTGAGCATCGTGGGCTGGG GCTTCCCGCTCTTCCTGGTGACGCTGGTGGCCCTGGTGGACATAAACAACTATGGCTCCATCATCCTGTCCGTGCACAAGACCCCGGAGAGTGTCATCTACCCTTCCAT GTGCTGGATCCGCGACTCCCTGGTCAGCCACATCACCAACCTGGGCCTCTTCAGCCTGGTGTTCCTGTTCAACACGGCCATGCTGGCCACCATGGTGGTGCAGATCCTGCGGCTGCGGCCGCACACCCAAAAGTGGCCGCACGTGCTCACCCTGCTGGGCCTCAGCCTGGTCCTCGGCCTGCCCTGGGCCTTGATCTTCTTCTCCTTCGCTTCCGGCACCTTCCAGCTGGTTGTCCTCTACTTCTTCAGCATCGTCACCTCCTTCCAAG gcctcctcatcttcctctggTACTGGTCCATGCGGCTGCAGGCCCAGGGCGGGCCCTCCCCTCTGAGGAGCAGCTCAGACGGCACCAAGCTGCCCATCACCTCGGGCAGCACCTCGTCCAGCTGCATCTAG